The following coding sequences lie in one Sorghum bicolor cultivar BTx623 chromosome 6, Sorghum_bicolor_NCBIv3, whole genome shotgun sequence genomic window:
- the LOC8060156 gene encoding protein STICHEL-like 2, whose translation MMDTRRHSVSVDVPLSRTLVQLKRVRSLRDPATNSMSKYASPSDHMIWETASSNGVTLDLGRSAHHHLVEEDEDVGAEPTMGSERSFRGPNARTASYRKSSAVRIRGLNPPRNKQVHRVRQDGHRKSLDSNHSNHSSIRQLANNVVNNVDADKEEEEVNSYERPKFAMPDKADEEVKMPDYSKFRSKSSAAMSRVGSPCMSASEARSVGSRRSTLGHGTEDTRLRSNDVVGSNFSGCGISYCWSGASKYRELYSDSDGPDQPLLSTDGTEAAFQGNVPYTETPRCLSQKFRPRSFSELIGLNVVAQSLLYSSCKGKVAPMYLFHGPRGTGKTSTARIFAAALNCVSLEEQRPCGFCKECVILFSGKSRDVKELDAAKMDRLGRVKALLKSASLVPYSSRFKVFIIDECHLLQEDAWSAILKSLDEPYRHTVYIMITSDIESLPRTSITHCQKFHFPKIKVADIVYRLERICIEEGLEFDHDGLYFIAAKSNGSLRDSEIMLDQLSLLGKKITISLVHELVGSVSDDELIELLDLALSSDTTNTVRRARELMGSAIDPLQLVSQLANLIMDILSGRCQSAVTEVSKSFLGRYALSEIGIKKLRHALKILSETEKQLRTSRNQATWVTVALLQFSTNEPNLAAEPNDMHAHSVTGYTDDWVSKVHSSANFCQACNSSKSNCSERHCRRLKLENIWRRAIGKCRSRSAKSFLRKEGFLSSVHVTEELAIAEVGFGHPDHLSRAEKMQSLIECSLQHVLGCNVEIRFKLVPCPVRKDARLKRQSFSFLNCSGRKQELSDSVVTDEDEVVRPGARETPLKGYTSSQQESPYTMQRVDSKPTVHGCEDDARSTLTSNRSMTDDLTRTCRSETNYSKGVSEHGHFDSIQEPDLQPNCFSRTLKLQKKLLSSGAAHTICLRIQPHNKMDFLPKKEFDTYFCAYEPYEQCSRSNSRATYSSRDDDLWSKNSRFGSNLLCWRAPKQSM comes from the exons ATGATGGACACGAGGCGTCACTCTGTGTCTGTGGATGTCCCACTGTCAAGAACCTTGGTGCAGCTCAAGCGAGTGAGATCGCTGCGGGATCCAGCGACGAACTCGATGAGCAAGTACGCATCTCCTTCTGATCACATGATCTGGGAGACTGCTTCTAGCAATGGGGTGACTCTGGACCTTGGCAGGTCAGCACATCATCACCTGGTTGAAGAAGACGAAGACGTGGGAGCTGAGCCTACAATGGGGTCAGAGCGGAGTTTTCGGGGACCAAATGCAAGGACTGCATCATATAGGAAATCTTCAGCTGTCAGgattagaggcttgaacccACCAAGAAACAAGCAGGTTCATCGTGTCCGCCAAGATGGTCACCGCAAGTCGTTGGATTCTAACCACTCAAATCACAGTTCTATCCGTCAATTGGCAAACAATGTGGTCAACAATGTGGATGCAGATAAGGAAGAGGAGGAAGTGAATTCTTATGAAAGACCAAAATTTGCAATGCCAGATAAGGCTGATGAAGAAGTGAAAATGCCAGACTACTCCAAATTCAGGAGCAAGTCTTCTGCTGCAATGAGCCGTGTTGGGAGCCCCTGTATGTCAGCCAGTGAGGCACGCTCCGTTGGGTCAAGAAGAAGCACTTTAGGGCATGGAACTGAGGATACACGACTGAGGTCGAATGATGTCGTGGGATCGAATTTTAGTGGCTGTGGTATAAGCTACTGCTGGTCAGGAGCATCGAAGTACCGAGAACTTTATTCAGATAGTGATGGTCCAGATCAACCTCTCTTGTCTACAGATGGGACCGAGGCTGCATTCCAAGGCAATGTACCATACACTGAGACACCGAGGTGTTTAAGCCAGAAATTCCGCCCTCGTTCTTTCAGTGAATTGATCGGCCTAAATGTTGTTGCCCAGTCCCTCTTATATTCCTCTTGCAAAGGAAAAGTTGCTCCAATGTACTTGTTTCATGGCCCCCGGGGTACAGGCAAGACATCCACAGCAAGGATTTTTGCCGCAGCACTAAATTGTGTATCTCTTGAAGAGCAAAGGCCATGTGGGTTCTGTAAAGAGTGTGTCATTCTTTTCTCTGGGAAGAGTAGAGATGTGAAAGAACTTGATGCAGCGAAAATGGATCGTTTAGGTCGAGTAAAGGCACTTCTCAAGAGTGCATCTCTCGTTCCATACTCTTCGCGCTTCAAGGTTTTCATAATAGATGAATGCCATCTCTTGCAAGAAGATGCATGGTCAGCAATACTGAAGAGTCTTGATGAGCCATACCGGCATACAGTATACATTATGATTACTTCTGACATAGAAAGCCTGCCTCGCACTTCCATCACACATTGCCAGAAGTTCCATTTTCCGAAGATAAAGGTGGCAGATATTGTCTACAGGTTGGAGAGAATCTGTATAGAAGAAGGATTGGAATTTGACCATGATGGGTTGTATTTCATTGCTGCAAAGtctaatggttctcttagagattCAGAAATAATGCTTGATCAACTCAGTTTGCTAGGGAAGAAGATCACAATTTCTCTTGTGCATGAACTT GTAGGATCTGTGTCTGATGACgagttgattgaattgcttgATCTAGCATTGTCGTCCGACACAACCAATACTGTAAGACGAGCTCGAGAACTTATGGGGTCAGCAATTGATCCTCTGCAGCTGGTGTCTCAGTTGGCCAACCTTATTATGGACATTCTCTCAGGGCGATGTCAATCTGCAGTCACTGAAGTCAGCAAAAGTTTCTTGGGTAGATATGCAT TATCGGAGATTGGAATAAAGAAATTAAGGCATGCACTGAAGATACTATCAGAAACTGAAAAACAATTAAGGACATCAAGGAATCAGGCTACTTGGGTTACAGTTGCGCTTTTGCAGTTTAGCACCAATGAACCTAACCTTGCTGCTGAACCGAATGATATGCATGCACATTCAGTAACTGGATATACAG ATGACTGGGTTTCCAAGGTGCACTCAAGTGCCAATTTTTGTCAGGCATGTAACAGCAGCAAGTCCAACTGCTCTGAGAGACACTGTAGGCGGCTTAAGCTTGAGAACATATGGAGGAGAGCCATTGGAAAGTGTCGATCAAGGTCAGCCAAAAGTTTCCTCAGGAAAGAAGGCTTCTTATCATCGGTTCATGTTACTGAAG AGCTGGCCATAGCAGAAGTTGGTTTTGGACACCCGGATCACCTATCAAGAGCAGAGAAAATGCAAAGCCTCATAGAATGCTCTTTACAGCATGTTCTTGGGTGCAATGTGGAGATCAGATTCAAACTTGTACCCTGTCCAGTCAGAAAAGATGCTAGGTTGAAGAGACAGTCGTTCAGTTTTCTCAACTGCTCTGGCCGGAAGCAAGAGCTGTCAGATTCAGTTGTGActgatgaagatgaagttgtgAGGCCTGGAGCAAGAGAGACACCGCTTAAAGGCTACACCTCTAGTCAGCAGGAATCACCATATACCATGCAACGTGTTGATTCAAAACCAACAGTCCATGGTTGTGAGGATGATGCTCGGAGTACCTTGACGTCAAACAGATCCATGACAGATGATCTGACAAGGACGTGCAGGTCAGAGACTAACTACTCAAAGGGTGTAAGTGAGCACGGCCACTTTGATAGCATCCAGGAACCGGACCTACAGCCGAATTGCTTCTCGCGAACACTCAAGCTTCAAAAGAAGCTATTGTCTTCTGGCGCAGCACACACAATCTGTTTGAGGATCCAGCCACATAACAAGATGGACTTCCTGCCTAAGAAAGAATTCGATACATACTTCTGCGCATACGAACCTTACGAGCAGTGTTCAAGATCAAATTCAAGAGCTACTTACAGTTCAAGAGATGATGACTT GTGGAGCAAGAATTCACGCTTTGGTTCGAATCTACTCTGCTGGAGGGCCCCAAAACAATCCATGTAA
- the LOC110436491 gene encoding E3 ubiquitin-protein ligase HERC2-like: MDATESKASVVIKFHNIVNETTSHFCPSLQQIPLTANPSILLHVLSSYGLEPKDLAALEATCKFFRSPANFEPDGTLSLPDIAAYDTCCQKDILKSMKNEEKERLKQRCGGSWKLVLMYLLIGEKNYHRGKSQVVAGPEHSIVVTAKGDVYSFGANSSGQLGLGNTEGQCKPCLIRSLQGIRITQAAVGSRRTMLVSDTGSVYVFGQDSFAGLESAGSYTSSPKVVESLKGIFVVQASVGGYFSAVLSREGQVYTFCWGRDARLGHRSNPTDLEPRLLSGPLEHALVVQIAAGNCYLLMLAYQPTGMSVYSIGCGEGGKLGHGCEEKLRIPRMIKHFQTLKAKPVSVSAGAFHCAVLASDGRVFTWGRNPNGCLGHDDRQHYTIFPTAVASLARVKARYVSAGFRSTFVVSDNGHVYSFGCDHSDNLGVEDDRIPNLVRLFQEDEDGVEVEDDADDGIPNLATRIVAVDGKVVQISATNTWDWVDNYKNKDGSHTLVLTESGRVYSLGVGSKGQLGMKLAEGQKTRPAPRCVDIDLA, from the exons ATGGATGCCACAGAGAGCAAGGCCTCCGTGGTTATAAAGTTCCACAACATTGTGAATGAAACCACCTCCCACTTTTGTCCATCATTGCAGCAAATCCCCCTCACTGCAAACCCGTCCATTCTCCTCCATGTGCTCTCATCCTACGGGCTGGAACCCAAGGATTTGGCTGCTTTGGAG GCTACATGTAAGTTCTTCAGAAGCCCTGCAAACTTTGAGCCAGATGGCACACTGTCTCTCCCAGACATTGCAGCATATGATACTTGCTGCCAAAAGGACATCTTGAAGTCAATGAAGAATGAGGAAAAAGAGAGGTTGAAGCAGCGTTGTGGAGGCTCTTGGAAGCTCGTCCTTATGTACCTGTTGATCGGTGAGAAGAATTACCACCGTGGGAAATCCCAGGTTGTTGCTGGACCAGAGCATAGCATCGTTGTCACGGCAAAGGGGGACGTGTACTCATTCGGCGCAAATTCTTCAGGGCAGCTTGGACTTGGGAATACAGAAGGACAGTGCAAACCATGCCTTATCAG GTCTCTGCAGGGCATCAGAATCACACAAGCCGCAGTCGGCTCGAGGCGGACAATGCTCGTGAGCGACACAGGAAGCGTGTACGTGTTTGGACAGGATAGTTTTGCAGGTTTAGAATCTGCTGGTTCTTATACTAGCAGCCCTAAGGTTGTGGAGTCACTGAAAGGCATATTTGTAGTCCAAGCATCTGTTGGGGGCTACTTCTCTGCAGTTCTGTCAAGAGAGGGTCAGGTTTACACTTTCTGTTGGGGGCGTGATGCGAGGCTTGGTCATCGTTCAAATCCGACTGATCTCGAGCCTCGCCTTCTCTCTGGACCGCTTGAGCATGCTCTTGTTGTGCAGATTGCCGCGGGCAATTGCTATCTCCTTATGTTGGCCTACCAACCGACTGGAAT GTCGGTCTACTCAATAGGGTGCGGCGAAGGAGGCAAGCTTGGGCATGGATGCGAAGAAAAACTGAGGATCCCAAGAATGATCAAACATTTCCAGACACTGAAGGCAAAACCGGTGTCGGTTTCAGCAGGCGCTTTCCATTGTGCAGTTCTGGCAAGTGATGGACGTGTGTTCACATGGGGGCGGAACCCCAATGGTTGTCTGGGACACGATGATCGACAACATTATACTATCTTCCCCACGGCAGTGGCAAGCTTGGCGCGTGTGAAGGCTAGGTATGTCTCAGCTGGCTTTAGATCCACCTTCGTCGTCTCAGATAATGGCCATGTCTACTCCTTTGGGTGCGATCATTCGGATAATCTGGGTGTTGAG GACGACAGGATTCCCAACCTAGTCAGGTTGTTTCAGGAAGACGAGGACGGTGTGGAAGTGGAAGACGACGCGGACGACGGGATTCCCAATCTAGCCACTCGGATTGTTGCGGTGGATGGAAAGGTTGTGCAGATTAGCGCGACCAACACCTGGGACTGGGTCGACAACTACAAGAATAAAGATGGCTCTCATACGCTCGTCCTCACCGAATCCGGCAGGGTCTACTCTCTCGGTGTAGGTAGCAAGGGGCAGCTTGGTATGAAGCTTGCTGAGGGACAGAAAACTAGGCCTGCTCCACGTTGTGTTGACATTGATCTCGCCTAG
- the LOC8060157 gene encoding ultraviolet-B receptor UVR8 produces the protein MTKCRFQMDTTDSKASVVTKVHNIVNESTSHSCPSLQQIPLTSNPSLLLHVLSSYGLEPKDLAALEVACQFFRRPAKFEPDATLSLPELAAYDTCCQKAIFKSMEQKEKDSLKQRCGGSWKLVLTYLLVGEKNYHRGKSRVVAGPGHTIAVTSKGDVYSFGANSSGQLGLGNTEEQCKPCLIRSLQGIRITQAAVGSRRTMLVSDTGSVYVFGQDIFAGLEFAGDYTSSPKVVESLKGIFVVQASVGGHFSAVLSREGQVYTFCWGHDARLGHHSDPTDLEPRLLSVPPKDALVMQIAAGNCYLLMLVYQPTGMSVYSVGCGEGGKLGHGCTISLTIPRMIQQFKTLKVKPVSVSAGAFHCAVLASDGRVFTWGWDSDTGCLGHDDKQEYVVLPTAVAGLGSVKATYISTGYCSTFVVTDNGDVYSFGCDHSRNLGVKADVGEDVRIPKLAANLNVSLNEKVVQISATNTWDWPSRSQNRITSECHTCVLTESGRLYSLGRGSEGQLGVKLAEGQKIRPAPDGVAIDLD, from the exons ATGACGAAGTGCAGGTTCCAAATGGATACCACGGATAGCAAAGCATCCGTTGTTACAAAGGTCCACAACATTGTGAATGAGAGCAcctcccactcttgtccatcactACAGCAAATCCCCCTCACTTCAAATCCGTCCCTTCTCCTCCATGTGCTCTCTTCCTACGGGCTGGAACCCAAGGATCTGGCTGCTTTGGAG GTTGCATGTCAATTCTTCAGAAGGCCTGCAAAGTTTGAGCCAGATGCCACGTTGTCTCTCCCTGAACTTGCAGCATATGATACTTGCTGCCAAAAGGCCATCTTTAAGTCAATGGAGCAAAAGGAAAAAGACAGCTTGAAGCAGCGGTGCGGCGGCTCTTGGAAGCTTGTCCTTACGTACCTGTTGGTCGGCGAGAAGAATTACCACCGTGGGAAATCTCGGGTTGTAGCTGGACCAGGGCACACCATCGCTGTCACATCGAAGGGGGATGTGTACTCATTCGGCGCAAATTCTTCAGGGCAGCTTGGGCTTGGGAATACAGAAGAACAGTGCAAACCATGCCTTATTAG GTCTCTGCAGGGCATCAGAATCACACAAGCCGCAGTCGGTTCGAGGCGGACAATGCTTGTAAGCGACACAGGAAGCGTGTATGTGTTTGGACAGGATATTTTCGCGGGTTTAGAATTTGCTGGTGATTATACCAGTAGCCCTAAGGTTGTGGAGTCATTGAAAGGCATATTTGTAGTCCAAGCATCTGTTGGAGGCCACTTCTCTGCAGTTCTGTCTAGAGAGGGTCAGGTTTACACTTTCTGTTGGGGGCATGATGCAAGGCTTGGTCATCATTCAGATCCAACTGATCTCGAGCCTCGCCTTCTCTCTGTACCGCCTAAGGATGCTCTTGTTATGCAGATTGCCGCGGGCAACTGCTATCTCCTTATGTTGGTCTACCAACCTACTGGAAT GTCGGTCTACTCAGTAGGGTGCGGTGAAGGAGGCAAGCTTGGGCATGGATGCACGATAAGCCTGACGATCCCAAGGATGATCCAACAGTTCAAGACACTGAAGGTAAAACCGGTGTCGGTTTCAGCAGGCGCTTTCCATTGTGCAGTTCTGGCAAGCGACGGACGTGTGTTCACCTGGGGATGGGACTCCGACACTGGTTGTCTGGGGCACGATGATAAACAAGAATATGTTGTCCTCCCCACGGCAGTGGCAGGCTTGGGGTCGGTGAAGGCTACCTATATCTCAACTGGCTATTGCTCCACCTTCGTCGTCACAGACAATGGCGATGTCTACTCCTTCGGGTGCGATCATTCGCGTAATCTGGGTGTTAAG GCGGATGTCGGCGAGGATGTCAGGATTCCCAAGCTAGCCGCCAATCTGAATGTTTCGCTGAATGAAAAGGTTGTGCAGATTAGCGCGACCAACACCTGGGACTGGCCTAGCCGAAGCCAAAATCGGATTACCTCTGAATGTCATACATGCGTCCTCACCGAATCCGGCAGGCTCTACTCTCTCGGTAGAGGTAGCGAGGGGCAGCTTGGTGTGAAGCTTGCTGAGGGACAGAAAATTAGGCCGGCCCCAGATGGTGTCGCCATTGATCTCGACTAG
- the LOC8073676 gene encoding uncharacterized protein LOC8073676, protein MAAEEGAMSPTRMLAEGHLRVATGGGAPADGGIAVRHLPHHHPTKKDGVGGKTEQDNHEGVDFLPSQELKKLANGNSKIPGTLDDYRKLVVPIIEEYFSTGDVELAASELRGLGSDQFQHYFVKKLISMAMDRHDKEKEMASILLSSLYADLLSSYTISQGFMMLLESTEDLTVDIPDATDVLAVFIARAIVDEILPPIFLTRARALLPEFSKGIQVLQVVEKSYLSAPHHAELVERKWGGSTHFTVEEAKRRIQNILREYIESGDIDEAFRCIRELSLPFFHHEVVKRALTFAMENISSQPLILKLLKEAAAGCLISPNQISKGFSRLAEGVDDLSLDIPSAKALFDKLVSTAMAEGWLDASFGKSAAPDEEMQNTSAVKMKHFKEESAHIIHEYFLSDDVPELIRSLEELSAPEFNPIFLKKLVTLAMDRKSREKEMASVLLSSLRLELFSTEDIMKGFIMLLQSAEDTALDIVDAPSELALFLARAVIDEVLIPLNLDEISIKLRPNSSGSQTVQMARALLSARHSGERILRCWGGGTGWAVEDAKDKITKLLEEYNTGGDLGEACRCIRDLGMPFFNHEVVKKALVMAMEKQNDTSILALLQECFGEGLITINQMTKGFARVKEGLDDLVLDIPNAQEKFGEYVELATEHGWLLPTFESIP, encoded by the exons ATGGCGGCGGAGGAGGGGGCGATGTCGCCGACGAGGATGCTTGCGGAGGGGCACCTGCGGGTGGCCACCGGCGGGGGCGCGCCGGCGGACGGCGGGATCGCCGTCAGACACCTCCCGCACCATCACCCCACTAAGAAAG ATGGTGTTGGTGGGAAAACTGAACAAGACAATCATGAAGGTGTAGACTTTTTACCATCTCAAGAGTTGAAAAAACTAGCTAATGGGAATAGCAAG ATTCCTGGTACATTAGATGACTATAGAAAGCTTGTAGTTCCAATAATTGAGGAGTATTTTAGTACAGGAGATGTAGAATTGGCAGCTTCTGAGCTAAGGGGTCTTGGATCTGATCAGTTTCAGCATTACTTTGTGAAGAAGCTCATATCTATGGCAATGGATCGTCATgacaaagaaaaagaaatggCGTCAATTCTGTTATCTTCTTTGTATGCTGATCTACTGAGCTCCTACACAATCAGTCAAGGTTTTATGATGCTTCTGGAATCTACAGAAGATCTGACTGTTGATATACCAGATGCTACTGATGTCTTGGCTGTTTTTATTGCACGGGCTATTGTTGATGAAATTTTACCTCCTATTTTCCTCACTCGGGCTAGAGCACTACTTCCAGAATTTTCCAAGGGCATTCAAGTTCTGCAGGTTGTTGAAAAGAGCTATTTGTCAGCTCCCCACCATGCAGAGTTGGTCGAACGCAAATGGGGTGGAAGCACACACTTTACTGTAGAAGAAGCAAAAAGGAGGATTCAGAATATTCTCAGAGAGTATATTGAGAGTGGAGACATAGATGAAGCCTTTAGGTGTATAAGAGAGCTTAGCCTTCCGTTTTTCCATCATGAGGTTGTGAAGCGTGCTCTCACCTTCGCTATGGAGAACATATCCTCGCAGCCATTAATCCTTAAGTTATTGAAGGAGGCTGCTGCAGGTTGCTTGATCAGTCCTAATCAAATCTCAAAGGGTTTTTCTCGACTAGCTGAGGGTGTTGATGACCTGAGTCTTGATATTCCTTCTGCTAAAGCTCTTTTTGACAAGCTGGTTTCAACAGCTATGGCTGAAGGATGGCTTGATGCTTCTTTTGGTAAATCTGCTGCCCCTGACGAAGAGATGCAAAATACAAGTGCTGTAAAGATGAAGCATTTTAAAGAAGAATCTGCCCACATAATTCATGAGTATTTTCTCTCAGACGATGTCCCAGAACTTATTCGAAGCCTTGAAGAGCTCTCTGCTCCAGAATTCAATCCCATTTTCCTCAAGAAGCTTGTCACACTTGCTATGGACAGAAAGAGTAGAGAGAAGGAGATGGCCTCTGTACTCCTTTCTTCACTGAGATTAGAATTGTTTTCGACTGAAGATATCATGAAGGGGTTCATAATGCTCTTGCAGTCAGCAGAAGACACTGCCCTTGACATTGTCGATGCTCCAAGTGAACTTGCCCTCTTCCTAGCTAGGGCAGTGATTGATGAAGTATTAATTCCGCTGAATTTGGATGAAATCAGCATTAAGCTTCGCCCGAACAGCAGTGGTAGCCAAACTGTCCAGATGGCCCGTGCGCTACTGTCAGCTCGCCACTCTGGTGAGCGGATACTGCGGTGCTGGGGTGGTGGCACTGGATGGGCTGTGGAagatgccaaggacaagatcaCTAAGCTCTTGGAGGAATACAACACAGGTGGTGACCTGGGAGAAGCCTGCAGATGCATCCGTGATCTTGGGATGCCCTTCTTCAACCATGAGGTGGTAAAGAAGGCACTAGTCATGGCGATGGAGAAGCAGAATGACACCAGCATCTTGGCCCTGCTGCAGGAGTGTTTTGGCGAGGGGCTGATAACCATCAACCAGATGACCAAAGGCTTTGCCCGTGTCAAGGAAGGCCTTGATGATCTCGTCCTCGACATCCCGAATGCCCAGGAGAAGTTTGGAGAGTATGTGGAGCTTGCAACAGAGCACGGCTGGCTGCTGCCAACCTTCGAATCCATTCCCTGA
- the LOC8060159 gene encoding uncharacterized protein LOC8060159 — MAMVASTSFTYHKPRLAVVCRKNKDGRDRERERDGKEHKHPFKVVEITPPPRCLGVRCFPTNIHCGESVTIEGQAYTVSAVTHRYQLRKGRYEPSEKRLDVLSTGRYILNLYLQNLLDQS; from the exons ATGGCCATGGTCGCGTCCACCTCGTTCACGTACCACAAG CCGCGTCTCGCGGTGGTGTGCAGGAAGAACAAGGACGGCCGGGACAGGGAGCGGGAGCGGGACGGCAAGGAGCACAAGCACCCCTTCAAGGTCGTCGAGatcacgccgccgccgcggtgccTCGGCGTCCGTTGCTTCCCCACC AACATCCACTGCGGCGAGAGCGTGACGATCGAAGGGCAGGCGTACACGGTGTCGGCGGTGACGCACCGGTACCAGCTGCGCAAGGGGCGGTACGAGCCGAGCGAGAAGCGCCTCGACGTCCTCTCCACCGGCAGATACATCCTCAACCTCTACCTCCAAAACCTGCTCGACCAGTCCTAG